The nucleotide window CCGATAGCTTCCTCGGTGCCGACAAAGTGATTATTGCAGGATTGTTTGCGCCTGAAAAAATCAGTGAGGAAGAAAGATTGGATCCTGGGAAGGTTGTGAGTTGTTTGCAAAAAAAGGGATGCGATGCCTATTTTATTAAGGAAGTGGACGACATTGTAGGATTTATGTCAGATAATGCTGTAAGTGGTGATGTGGTTCTGGTCATGTCATCGGGCGGATTCGGTGGCATTCATCAGAAAATTCTGGATCAATAATGGTTATGGATAAGGTTTATCACGGACAAATTAAGCTCGGTCTGATACAGAGAGGAGTTTTGATTCCAAACATAATTCAGGGGCTTTCTGAAGTTGCTGGCGGGCTGTGTTCCGGAAAGCCGGGAGAAGAAATCACTTTAGCTTTGGCTGAAGATTTCATTGTCAAAACAAACTTGATTGCACAAGACCAGGACGGCCCAAAACTGGTCTGCCATGGAGATCAATTACGCATTCATATGAAGGAAGGGGAGATTGATGTTGGTGTCATCAAGGTTCCTGAGTTTTTAAAGCAGCAGTTAAAGCAGCGTACCCCGGTATCTGAAAATATTTGTCTTGATGGTTATTGTCTGAACATATTTCTCCGTGCTATTGGGCAAGGCAAAAAGCTGAGTATGCCGATCGAAGTTATTTTGTCTGTCATTCAGTCTGCCTTCGAAGAAGGTGCCGCGGATCTGGTGCAGTTAAATATGGATTTTTGTGAGGAGGCGGACCGAGGGTTTGCCCGGTTGGCACCCCTGGTCGAGGCGATTAAAAAAAGGTTTAATACTTTTGTTGCCTTGAAAGGCTTTCCCCCTTCAAACCAGGGAACCATTGACCTCATGTACGCCTCGGGTTTCGATATTATTAATTTTCCACTGGGTGGTTTTTCCGGGACGATCAAGTCCAAAAAAAAGATGACAGCCAAGCAGGTTCATTCAGCTCTGGAATATGCTGCAGGGATTTTCCCTCCCGGTACGGTGTGGACCGATCTGGTTTTGGGTTTGGAACCTCTACCCAGATGTAAGGAAGGTGTTGACCGGCTAGTGGATTCAGGAATCATTCCTTTAATTTATTTGCAACGTGAAAGCAGCGAAACCTCTGACGGATACCGTGATTTAGTAGAGCTTGCAGAGTATATGAACATGGCGATTCAACGAAACCGTCTCCCTTTAAAATGGCTTTATCCGACTTGTCGTTTTTTAAGCCCGCTTGATACGCGCTTTTTTACTGAAGACCCTCTCCAGGCCCGTCTTGCGGTGACTCCCGTATACAAGTCTGGGCTTGGGAGAAAAACATCAGCGGGCTTTGCGGCGCTGCGTCGCAAATTACGTATACGCAATGTCAGCGATTCCTTTGAGTCGTCAGGTTTGTAACTTTTCAAGGTAAGATTCACCCTTTAATCTATACTAAAAGTTACCAGGGGGAGCGAGTCGCTCATAGCGAGAGAAAATTCGCATCTTTTTTTACAATAGGGCCGTAACATATGGTTGCTCAGGTAAAAAAAACCAACAACAGGGCAGTTCCCGAAGTGCCTTTGAAGAAACTTGAAACATTATGGTTGCAGGTTGGGGGCACCCTCTGCAACCTGGAGTGTGCCCATTGTTTTATCAGTTGTGGTCCAAAGAACGATACCATTGCAATGATGACTTTGTCCCAGGTTAAGGAAAGACTGGAGGAGTCTGAGTCTTTGGGTGTGAAGGACTATTACATTACCGGGGGCGAAGTTTTTATCAACCCGGAGATTTTTGAAATTCTTGCTGAGATACTACGCTATGGCCCGCTTGATGTCCTGACAAATGGAACCCAGTTTACCGCTGAGAAAGCACAAAGGTTGAGAGATATTCAGGATGCGTCTGAACATTTACTGCGTTTTCGAGTGAGCATGGAAAGTTTTGACGAAGTTGCTAACGATGCGATACGTGGTAAAAATTCTTTCAGGCAGGCCTTGAAAGGAATCCAACACCTGACCCGAGCCGGGTTTTCGCCGATACTCACTATCACACGCTCCTGGGAAGAGGAACAAGATGGGGAGATGGAATCAAAGTTTTTAGATTTTCTTAGGGACAACAAGGTACCGCAACCACAAATCAAGATTTTGCCTGGTTTTAAGCTGGGGAAACTTGCTGAAAATCATCGTGCTTATAATTCCGAAGAGCGGGTAACAGAAGCCTGCTTTGAGAATTTTGACATTACACAACTCCAATGTTCAACTTCACGGATGGCGACGGGAGAAGGTGTGTATGTCTGTCCTATCCTTGTTGATAACCCAAAGGCCCGCATGGGTAGCAATATAGAGGAAACTCTTCGTCCCTTTCCACTTGCGCACCCTGCCTGTTATACCTGCCGTGTTACGGGGATGACCTGTAAGTCTTCAGCTTGAGAGGGATTTTATATTGAGCCCATTCCCAAAGGTTGGTAGCATGACCCTGATCTTTGGTTTTCAAGGATAAGTACTCTTTCAATAATCTTTTTAAGAGGGTTCTGATAATGAATAATTATCGCCCTCAAAACTTGTCATGGCTTTAATGCATTCAACAATGGTTCCGCTGGGAACCCCGGCTCCGAATTTCAAGCTTCCGGGAGTGGATTCGAAAATGTACTCTCTGGACAGTTTTTCGGATAAAAATATCCTGGTGATCATTTTCATGTGCAACCATTGCCCTTATGTAAAAGCGGTATTGCAACGGTTGATTGATTTACAGGCAGAGACAGGCCCAAATGGTGTTCAGTTGGTGGGTATCAACTCCAATGATGCGGAACGCTACCCTGATGATTCCATGGAAAATATGAAGAAGGTGGCAAATGATAAAGGAATAAACTTCCCTTATCTGTTTGATGCCTCCCAGGAGACCGCCCGTAACTATGATGCTGTGTGTACTCCCGATATTTATGTTTATGGTCCAGAGAGGAAACTTTTGTATCGAGGTAGAATCGATGACAACTGGGAGCATGAAGAAAAGGTGACCCAGAGAAACTTAAAAGAAGCTCTGGATTGTCTTGTCGCTGGCAATGAAATTCCTGACGAACAGATTCCCTCCATGGGTTGTTCCATTAAATGGAAACAGAACTAGGCTAAAACGATGGAGACACTTAAAAAGTGGTTGTTTATTCTGGCTGCGGTTGTTTTTGTTGGCTCGCTGTTTGCTGATAAAATCCTTTCTTTTTATATAGACTGGTTGTGGTTTGAAAGCCATGGGTTTACTTCGGTTTTATTGACAGTATTGGTTTCGCAAATAGGGTTCGGGTTATTGACGGGTGTGTTATTCTTCCTGTTCACTTTCGGATTTCTCAATCAGGTCTACAAGAAAACCTCTCACCTTCCTATTCTTCTGTCAGATCAGGTTCGCAGGGAAGTTCCTTTGCTGGATTTTATGGCGGGAAACTTGAAACTCCTGATTTTCGCAGGTCCTCTGGTTTTGTCGGTCATGACCGGACTGGTTATGGCCCAGCAATGGGAAACTCTCCTTCAATATTTAAACGCTTCCCCGTATGGCGAGGTGGACCCTATCTTCGGTAAAGATATTTCCTTTTACTTCTTTACCCTTCCCCTATGGTTGCTGGTGAAATCATTATTGTGGGAAACAATGATCGTGCTCGCACTGGGTGTTGGGCTGATCTATTTTTTTAAGCGTTTTATTTATGTGGGCCCAACCGGGGTCGTCCTTCTCCCTGATGCAAGACGTACTTTGTCAGGCATTGCCGGATTATTCTTTCTTTTATTTGCCAGTGAGTTCTATTTACAGCGTTATGAGCTGCTGACCGCGGGAGGGGATTTGATAGCGGGTATTGGTTTCTCCGAAGACAAGGGGGCAATCCCTGTCCTTTATATATTAACGGTCACTTCTCTGGTGGGTGCTTTTTTTTCATTTTCCGGGTTTGTCCGGCCGGGTATGAAAAAGGTTGTAATGTCTGCTGTTGGCCTGGGGGTGGTATTTTTTGTCGCCAATTTATACCCGAAAATATTGCAGAAATTTATTGTGCTTCCCAATGAATTGGTAAAAGAAACCCCATACATTGAACACACCATCGCAGGCGCGTTAACGGCCTATGGGCTTAGCCAGACAGAGACGCATGAGCTTTCAGGCTCTGCTACATTGACCGCAGATAGCATTCGGCAAAATGCTATCACGATAGAAAATGTCCGGCTGTGGGATCAGGAACCTCTGCTTGATACACTGGGCCAGATACAGGAAATTAGAACTTATTACCAGTTCCAGTCAGTGGACAATGACCGCTACCAGATTAACGGGGATTACCGCCAGACCTTGCTTTCACCAAGAGAACTGCTTTCTTCCAACTTACCCAACCGTACATGGATCAACGAGCATTTAACATTCACACATGGTTACGGAGTTGCTTTAAGCCCGGTAAACCAGATTACCCCTGAAGGGCTGCCGGTTCTGTTTGTTAAAGACATTCCCCCGCAATCCAATATAGATATGGAGGTAAAAAGACCGGAAATATATTTTGGTGAGTTGGCAAACGATCATGTGTTTGTCAACACGGGAACCAAGGAGTTCGATTATCCGGAGGGTGAGAAAAATGTATATAAAAATTATGAAGGTGAAGGTGGTTTTGAAGTTGGGTCTTTTTTCCGCAAACTTGTGCTGGCCGCACGATTCAAAGCCCTTAAAATAATTTTTTCTGAAGATATAAACGATGAAAGCCGGGTTTTGATGTACCGGAATATTACGGACCGGGTGCAGAAAGTGGCGCCATTTCTAAGGCTGGATAATGACCCCTATCTGGTGATTTCTGAGGGACGCCTGATTTGGCTTTATGATGCTTACACAGTAAGTGACCGGTTTCCATACTCTCCACAAATACCCCGGTTCGGAAACTATGTGCGTAATTCTGTGAAAATTTCTATCGATGCCTATGACGGTTCGATGAATTTTTATGTCGCGGATGAAGCGGACCCGATCATACGAACCTTCCGTAATATTTTCCCGGAACTGTTCCAGGACCTGAGCAAGATGCCGGAAGACCTGCGCAGTCATACCCGTTATCCCTCTGACCTGTTCATGATTCAGACGCATATTTATGCGACCTACCATATGAAGCGTCCACAGGTTTTCTATAACAAAGAAGATCAGTGGGAGATTCCGGAAATTGACGGAAGCATTATGAGGCCGTATTACACGATCATGAAATTGCCTGGCAAGGATCGTGAGGAATATATCCTCATGCTGCCGTATACTCCTAGAGGAAAGAGTAATCTTTCTGCATGGATGGTAGCGCGTAGCGATGGGGAACACTATGGAAAACTGGATGTGTATACGTTTCCCAAGCAAAAGCTGGTGTTTGGTCCCAGTCAAATGGTGGCCAGGATAAATCAGGATGCAGAGATTTCGCGGCAGATTTCATTGTGGGATCAGCGAGGGTCAAGTGTTATACAAGGGACCCTCCTGGTTATTCCCATTGAAGAGTCTTTGGTGTATGTTCGACCTTTGTATTTGAAAGCTGATGCCGGGAAGATTCCCGAACTTAAACGCGTCATCGTGGGTTATGAAGACATTATCGCCATGGAGCGAACTTTAGATGAAGCGTTGGAGAAAATATTCACAGGCTTTACCCGGGAACCTCAAGAAGATATAGGCCAACATATAGCCGATTCCAGTTCTCAATCAAAGCCGGCTAAGGATCAAAAGCTCGTCCTGAGCAAACGCGACTACGACAACATTCGCAATACGTATAGACGTATATTGCAATCACAGGAAAAACTGGACCAGTCCTTGGCGCAATATCGCAAAGACCTCGAGGGATTCGGCGAGCTTTTGGAGGATACCCAGGTACTACCGCATGTAAAAGATGTTCCGTCTGAATAATCTATTCTGATCTAATTAAGAATTATCATTGGAGAAAAGGCCCAACTGACTCGTCTCGAATTTTTTGTCGATGATGGGAACGGGATAATTCCCATCGAAACAGGCTGAACAGAACTTCTTCTTGCCATTTTCCAAAACTTCCATCATTTTTTCCAGGCTGAGATAGGCCAGGGAATCCGCTGCAAGGTATTGGCAGGTTTCTTCCAGGTTGTGTTTGTGGGCAATCAGTTCTTCTTTGGTTGGTGTGTCGATGCCGTAAAAGCAGGAGTGAAGAATGGGGGGTGCCGAAATACGCAGGTGAACCTCCTTGGCTCCTGAATCCCTCAGCATTTTTACTATCTTACGACTTGTTGTTCCACGAACTATTGAGTCATCGATGATGGCAATGCGTTTGCCGGAGATCATTGTTTTGACTGGATTCAGTTTCAGCTTCACACCAAAGTGCCGAATTTGCGACTGTGGTTCAATAAAAGTTCGTCCAACATAATGGTTTCTAATGAGACCCATTTCAAAGGGAATATCACTTTCTTCAGCAAACCCCATCGCCGAGACAACTCCCGAGTCGGGAACGGGTATAACGATATCAACATCAGCCGGACTTTCCTGGGCCATGGCCCGGCCCATGTTTTTTCTGACACTGTATACATGCTCGCCGAAAATATAGCTGTCTGGTCGCGCAAAATAAATATGTTCAAACACGCAATGTTTTGGATCGGCTTTCTTAAAAGGAAAAAACGACTTTATCCCCTGATCATTGATCAAAAGTACCTCACCCGGTTCAACATCGCGGATGTATTCGGCTTCAATAAGATCCATGACACAGGTTTCTGAGGCTACGATGTATGCACCATCAAGTTTCCCCAGACAAAGTGGACGGAATCCTTGTGGATCACGGGCAGCTACCAACTCGGTTTCTGTCATCAGGACCAGGGAATAGGCGCCGCTGACCTGGCCCAGGGCATCCGCGGCCCGGTCTACAAACGAATCAGCTTTTGATTGAGCCATTAAGTGTACGATGACTTCGCTGTCGTTGGTGGACTGAAAGATTGCCCCTTTTTTACCCAGCTCTTCACGGATGGTTTGTGAGTTCACAAGGTTACCGTTATGGGCTAAAGCTAATGACCCTCCGGAATAGTTGATCATGCAGGGTTGGGCGTTTACCAGTTCGCTATTCCCCGCAGTTGAATAACGGTTATGACCGATGGCTAAAGGCCCGGGTAAGTTCAGAATTCTGCTGGGATTAAAAATATCTGCAACCAGTCCCATTCCTAGTTCAATATGCATTTTGGAAAGATTGCTGGCAACGATCCCCGCGCTTTCCTGTCCCCTGTGCTGCAGTGCATAGAGTCCCAGGTACACCAGATTGGCGGCCTCGGGA belongs to Nitrospinota bacterium and includes:
- a CDS encoding UPF0182 family protein, giving the protein METLKKWLFILAAVVFVGSLFADKILSFYIDWLWFESHGFTSVLLTVLVSQIGFGLLTGVLFFLFTFGFLNQVYKKTSHLPILLSDQVRREVPLLDFMAGNLKLLIFAGPLVLSVMTGLVMAQQWETLLQYLNASPYGEVDPIFGKDISFYFFTLPLWLLVKSLLWETMIVLALGVGLIYFFKRFIYVGPTGVVLLPDARRTLSGIAGLFFLLFASEFYLQRYELLTAGGDLIAGIGFSEDKGAIPVLYILTVTSLVGAFFSFSGFVRPGMKKVVMSAVGLGVVFFVANLYPKILQKFIVLPNELVKETPYIEHTIAGALTAYGLSQTETHELSGSATLTADSIRQNAITIENVRLWDQEPLLDTLGQIQEIRTYYQFQSVDNDRYQINGDYRQTLLSPRELLSSNLPNRTWINEHLTFTHGYGVALSPVNQITPEGLPVLFVKDIPPQSNIDMEVKRPEIYFGELANDHVFVNTGTKEFDYPEGEKNVYKNYEGEGGFEVGSFFRKLVLAARFKALKIIFSEDINDESRVLMYRNITDRVQKVAPFLRLDNDPYLVISEGRLIWLYDAYTVSDRFPYSPQIPRFGNYVRNSVKISIDAYDGSMNFYVADEADPIIRTFRNIFPELFQDLSKMPEDLRSHTRYPSDLFMIQTHIYATYHMKRPQVFYNKEDQWEIPEIDGSIMRPYYTIMKLPGKDREEYILMLPYTPRGKSNLSAWMVARSDGEHYGKLDVYTFPKQKLVFGPSQMVARINQDAEISRQISLWDQRGSSVIQGTLLVIPIEESLVYVRPLYLKADAGKIPELKRVIVGYEDIIAMERTLDEALEKIFTGFTREPQEDIGQHIADSSSQSKPAKDQKLVLSKRDYDNIRNTYRRILQSQEKLDQSLAQYRKDLEGFGELLEDTQVLPHVKDVPSE
- a CDS encoding radical SAM protein, which produces MVAQVKKTNNRAVPEVPLKKLETLWLQVGGTLCNLECAHCFISCGPKNDTIAMMTLSQVKERLEESESLGVKDYYITGGEVFINPEIFEILAEILRYGPLDVLTNGTQFTAEKAQRLRDIQDASEHLLRFRVSMESFDEVANDAIRGKNSFRQALKGIQHLTRAGFSPILTITRSWEEEQDGEMESKFLDFLRDNKVPQPQIKILPGFKLGKLAENHRAYNSEERVTEACFENFDITQLQCSTSRMATGEGVYVCPILVDNPKARMGSNIEETLRPFPLAHPACYTCRVTGMTCKSSA
- a CDS encoding amidophosphoribosyltransferase codes for the protein MLDKLHEECGVVGVYGHPEAANLVYLGLYALQHRGQESAGIVASNLSKMHIELGMGLVADIFNPSRILNLPGPLAIGHNRYSTAGNSELVNAQPCMINYSGGSLALAHNGNLVNSQTIREELGKKGAIFQSTNDSEVIVHLMAQSKADSFVDRAADALGQVSGAYSLVLMTETELVAARDPQGFRPLCLGKLDGAYIVASETCVMDLIEAEYIRDVEPGEVLLINDQGIKSFFPFKKADPKHCVFEHIYFARPDSYIFGEHVYSVRKNMGRAMAQESPADVDIVIPVPDSGVVSAMGFAEESDIPFEMGLIRNHYVGRTFIEPQSQIRHFGVKLKLNPVKTMISGKRIAIIDDSIVRGTTSRKIVKMLRDSGAKEVHLRISAPPILHSCFYGIDTPTKEELIAHKHNLEETCQYLAADSLAYLSLEKMMEVLENGKKKFCSACFDGNYPVPIIDKKFETSQLGLFSNDNS
- a CDS encoding thioredoxin family protein, whose translation is MALMHSTMVPLGTPAPNFKLPGVDSKMYSLDSFSDKNILVIIFMCNHCPYVKAVLQRLIDLQAETGPNGVQLVGINSNDAERYPDDSMENMKKVANDKGINFPYLFDASQETARNYDAVCTPDIYVYGPERKLLYRGRIDDNWEHEEKVTQRNLKEALDCLVAGNEIPDEQIPSMGCSIKWKQN